One part of the Lemur catta isolate mLemCat1 chromosome 13, mLemCat1.pri, whole genome shotgun sequence genome encodes these proteins:
- the LOC123649092 gene encoding regulatory factor X-associated protein encodes MRSQSRRVSPQPRPPERWLSGEPAGGRTDAYARAAAAQCRWVRQVVKVWAVGPRPSLGSTEVQGVAESAGPGAAGGVPGPGAPAPAAAPALTPAPVAAPASQFTLLVMQPCAGQDGPAAEGVLRPGPAPGGSVGAGKPVRYLCEVPGDGEEEAGEDEADLLDTSDPPGGGESTASLEDLEDEEAHSGGEGSSGGARRRGSGGSSGSKTCTYEGCSETTSQVAKQRKPWMCKKHRNKMYKDKYKKKKSDQALNCGGTASAGSAGNVKLEESADNILSIVKQRTGSFGDRPARPTLLEQVLNQKRLSLLRSPEVVQFLQKQQQLLNQQVLEQRQQQFPGASVCIRLL; translated from the exons ATGCGCAGTCAGTCCCGCCGGGTCAGCCCTCAGCCCCGCCCCCCAGAGCGCTGGCTTTCCGGAGAGCCAGCGGGCGGGCGTACGGACGCTTACGCGCGGGCTGCGGCTGCGCAG TGCCGTTGGGTCCGGCAGGTGGTGAAAGTCTGGGCTGTGGGGCCCCGGCCAAGTCTCGGCAGCACGGAGGTGCAGGGTGTCGCCGAGAGTGCGGGGCCGGGCGCCGCCGGCGGTGTGCCCGGCCCCGGGGCCCCGGCTCCTGCTGCGGCTCCGGCCCTGACTCCCGCGCCTGTGGCGGCGCCGGCCTCGCAGTTCACCCTGCTGGTGATGCAGCCCTGTGCGGGGCAGGACGGGCCTGCGGCCGAGGGCGTCCTgaggcccggcccggcccccggGGGCAGCGTCGGCGCGGGCAAGCCCGTCAGGTACCTGTGTGAAGTGCCTGGGGATGGCGAGGAGGAGGCGGGGGAGGACGAAGCCGACCTGCTGGACACTTCGGACCCCCCGGGGGGAGGCGAGAGCACGGCTAGTTTGGAGGATCTGGAGGACGAGGAGGCCCACTCGGGGGGCGAGGGCAGCAGCGGGGGCGCCCGCAGGCGGGGCAGCGGCGGGAGCAGCGGAAGCAAGACCTGCACCTACGAGGGCTGCAGCGAGACCACGAGCCAGGTGGCCAAGCAGCGCAAGCCCTGGATGTGCAAAAAGCACCGTAACAAGATGTACAAGGACAAGTACAAAAAGAAGAAGAGCGACCAGGCCCTGAACTGTGGTGGGACCGCCTCTGCTGGCAGCGCGGGAAACGTCAAACTGGAG GAAAGTGCAGATAACATACTCTCCATTGTTAAACAAAGAACAGGATCTTTTGGGGATCGTCCTGCAAGACCTACTCTTTTAGAACAAGTGTTAAATCAAAAAAGACTG tcattACTGAGAAGTCCAGAAGTAGTGCAGTTTTTACAGAAGCAGCAACAACTATTAAATCAGCAAGTTTTGGAGCAAAGACAGCAGCAGTTTCCAGGAGCATCG GTCTGTATACGATTACTCTGA